The following proteins are encoded in a genomic region of Leifsonia psychrotolerans:
- a CDS encoding family 78 glycoside hydrolase catalytic domain → MSDPSSSRRSWRSRLNSVVALTLGVGLVVSGAALGTLPAAAADPSTGISLGDLRVENRVEPLGIDSAKPRFSWVTSSTKRDVQQESYRVRVASTPAELATGAVWDSGSVASAESAGIEYGGALLDAATTYYWSVDVQTTAGAASGSSTFATGLLTGADWGSSAWIGRDRVQQSAEGLAMSLDGASWIHPPYASGNTPPGYFHQSFTLPTNKTIERAELVMAGDRGFTANLNGKQIATGASADDAWKKATRVQVFPNPGANLLAVYLTNTAKAYGAVVGKLTVRFTDGTTQDVVTDATWLSNKTATTGWQSNGYDTTGWVPASARATYGGGPWGPQVTVPPAAAPDTRLSFDTASWIIPPIGTPSSSNPIPSAVMRKSLTVSGTKEIAWAQLAATGDQIFSAYWNGTKVAFNSGLNNEWQTARVANVTAVAGENVLGLVLKTPGNSQNGGVLATVRVGYTDGTSEQIITNSGFKSLVTAEDQAPAGWNTAGFDDSSPAWKNAQSNLLYRNGIYGAQVTIPTLSVGADVLTFANSDWIWTPEPGAPVAPGEDRAFRKTLTSPAGKLAKKAEILITADDSYRLFVNGRQIARTEGANNEWQTSKRYVVDLDGATNVIAVRTTNGAGSAAGLLMVGRVSYDDLSSAVFTTDASWKASKTIADGFEKPGFNDSAWAAAAVQARYGSGPWGSGVRLPTPTPAAAPLMRKEFTVTSPITAAKIYVAAGGYANVSLNGTPINDELLSPGFTDYDDHAQYTVTDLTSQLKQGGNALGIELGRGFYGLTNGNVWNWQKAPWHDEPVAKAVLRIEYADGTTQDVVTDGSWTLHDGPTVLDDLYGGETYDASREQPGFDTVGFADSAWDKAVVVAGPKGVLVNQSQQPIRITEELPASSVTEVIPGTYVVKFPRMLAGNVKITATGDAGTTIRFQYAEKLRTNGRLNADNNGGFQNGFQTDRFILAGTGAAETWAAQFSYKGFQYIEVSGWPEGSTPTAANFTAQALHTDTEETGSFESANSTMNATHRAVVDTLLNNLHGIPTDTPMFEKNGWTGDAAVGAEMFLMNLDSQNLFAKWIGDINDSRDPVTGAPYVIAPSSANWGDWGKNPSWHAAYIQVPWALYQYGGDIRVLQQYYDGMKQYTDAEFTRSPGGIADARLGDWVSPEASPAGGNAPEDVHVSATAFLYTMLTTMEKTATLLGKPADAAHFAGQAATVKDAFNATFLDTASGSYRGSGDRGYRQTHNVLALAFGMTPDEATATRVAASLAADVVAKGDKLNTGTLGTKYLLPMLTKYGYADLAYRVAVQKEYPSWGYMIENGATSMWEHWSLESRSLGHYFLGTVDDWFYHDVAGIRSSETTGYRDISIAPQVTDQLEWAKATTKTPFGPVSVDWAKSAGSLSLKTHVPVGSTATVTLPAVNTWAVTEGGLALSEVAGVRAVAQVGDTVRVTIGSGDYAFTVNADAGAVGAVLQSLDALTAQIDGQHSAGELNNAQASTLAGLVDASRAHALDALTQLSGNDATAVARSLAQAIGALDAVDTWIATESLNDAPRTALEEAAESTRVVAGATVSTLLGVSASAALESPASKPGETGAVTASVANGGNSAIATVTARIDGVEADWAASETPVPLAGTLAGGATESAALRFTVPLDQVPGEVPATIAFGYLFDGQTIELRRSLALVVDSALTLTNAVFDPSSVAPGQSSQLTVTVSNTGSQAAVGHLEVAVPAGWTTPLPTGDVLIPAGEDVALTVPVFVPNGADRAALTASVTARFVYDGVTFAQTTAALTVVLAPVTTPPVGYDHVDLGNKPDEDAHGLTASPSSGINTEAGLTRRYAGHLTDNSFFEFNATVVAGKPFLIRAIETYDKPQTKKYKVFVDGTEVIERLFSHTGGLGTETYEFVVDAARATSGTVRIRFQNLTDHGFYDPSIADVWTLPVAADTVAPQVTATTDPSAPNRATGWYTQAPVGVTLQAQDDRPGAPVIEYALGSGAMTNYSAALSLGADGEHALSYRATDGAGNASGIQHLAVKIDTVAPVTTATPGAEFVGQSAFTSGTIRFSAADATSGVAHTRYRVNGGEWTTGDAVTITTAGAFTVEYASVDVAGNTEAAQSITGTIIIPDLTAPTVDVALSGAGNNGWHVAGAAATLTATDDQSGVDSIEYSLNDGAWTTYTAPVTLPEGTTVFAYRATDNEGNVSAPRSTTVTVDATEPTVWGWISTTGRVSAVGADAGSGVDHLEYAVDGSTWVSGLTQLIAETATPSTLQVRAVDRAGNVGEALQLSRTDAPTTLDITAGSRVLVESSGFTPGATVRVELHSTPTVLGTVIADARGVISALGTVPADFPGGQHSLVLVVVTTGTDPGTNPGTNPGTDPDTTVTIPTDVIASTGVDMLPFTLISGLLLLAGVGLVLIRRRRARER, encoded by the coding sequence GTGTCAGACCCCTCCTCTTCGCGTAGATCGTGGCGATCACGACTGAACTCTGTCGTCGCCCTGACCCTCGGAGTCGGCCTCGTCGTCAGCGGCGCCGCGCTCGGCACCCTGCCGGCGGCTGCCGCCGATCCATCGACGGGCATCAGCCTCGGCGACCTCAGGGTCGAGAATCGCGTGGAACCACTCGGCATCGACAGCGCGAAGCCCCGGTTCTCGTGGGTGACGTCATCGACCAAACGCGATGTGCAGCAGGAGTCCTATCGAGTGCGTGTGGCGAGCACTCCCGCCGAGCTCGCCACCGGCGCTGTGTGGGACAGCGGTTCCGTTGCCTCGGCCGAGTCGGCCGGCATCGAATATGGCGGGGCTCTCCTCGACGCTGCGACAACGTACTACTGGTCAGTTGATGTGCAGACCACCGCGGGCGCGGCATCCGGGTCCTCGACGTTCGCAACGGGCCTGCTCACGGGCGCCGATTGGGGAAGCAGCGCCTGGATCGGGCGCGACAGAGTGCAGCAAAGCGCAGAGGGTCTGGCGATGAGCCTCGACGGCGCCTCCTGGATTCACCCGCCTTATGCCAGCGGAAACACTCCTCCCGGGTACTTCCATCAGAGCTTCACGCTTCCGACGAACAAAACTATTGAGCGAGCCGAACTGGTCATGGCCGGAGACCGCGGCTTCACCGCCAACCTGAATGGAAAGCAGATCGCCACGGGGGCATCTGCCGATGACGCTTGGAAGAAGGCGACACGGGTTCAGGTCTTCCCGAACCCCGGCGCAAACCTTCTGGCCGTCTACCTGACCAACACCGCGAAGGCGTACGGCGCCGTCGTCGGCAAGCTCACGGTGCGTTTCACCGATGGCACGACGCAGGATGTCGTCACCGACGCAACCTGGTTGAGCAACAAGACGGCCACCACCGGCTGGCAGTCCAACGGCTACGACACCACCGGCTGGGTTCCGGCCTCCGCCCGCGCCACCTACGGGGGCGGCCCCTGGGGCCCCCAGGTCACGGTGCCGCCCGCAGCAGCACCCGACACGCGACTGAGCTTTGACACCGCATCCTGGATCATCCCGCCGATCGGAACACCGAGCAGTTCAAACCCCATTCCGTCGGCCGTCATGCGCAAATCACTCACCGTCTCGGGCACGAAGGAAATCGCCTGGGCGCAGCTTGCGGCCACCGGTGACCAGATCTTCTCGGCCTATTGGAACGGCACAAAGGTCGCGTTCAACAGTGGGCTGAACAACGAGTGGCAGACCGCCCGCGTCGCGAACGTCACGGCCGTCGCCGGCGAAAACGTGCTCGGCCTCGTGCTGAAGACACCGGGCAACAGCCAGAACGGTGGAGTGCTCGCCACCGTGCGCGTCGGATACACCGACGGCACGAGCGAGCAGATCATCACCAACAGCGGCTTCAAGTCCTTGGTTACGGCGGAGGATCAGGCTCCGGCCGGATGGAACACCGCCGGATTCGATGATTCCAGCCCCGCCTGGAAGAACGCGCAGTCAAACCTGCTTTACCGCAACGGAATTTACGGCGCGCAGGTCACCATTCCCACCCTGTCGGTGGGTGCCGACGTGCTCACCTTCGCGAACTCCGACTGGATTTGGACCCCCGAGCCCGGTGCCCCGGTCGCCCCCGGTGAAGACCGCGCGTTCCGCAAGACACTCACCTCGCCCGCCGGCAAGCTGGCGAAGAAGGCCGAGATCCTCATCACCGCCGATGACTCCTACCGGCTCTTTGTCAACGGGCGTCAGATCGCCCGTACCGAGGGGGCCAACAACGAATGGCAGACCTCCAAGCGCTACGTCGTCGACCTGGACGGCGCGACGAACGTCATCGCCGTGCGCACGACCAACGGTGCCGGTTCCGCCGCCGGGCTGCTGATGGTGGGTCGGGTCAGTTATGACGACCTTTCGAGCGCGGTGTTCACGACCGATGCGAGTTGGAAGGCATCCAAAACCATCGCCGACGGCTTCGAAAAGCCTGGCTTCAACGATTCCGCCTGGGCGGCGGCGGCCGTGCAGGCACGCTACGGCTCGGGTCCGTGGGGCAGCGGCGTGCGTTTGCCCACACCAACCCCTGCTGCTGCTCCGTTGATGCGCAAGGAGTTCACCGTCACGTCGCCGATCACGGCCGCCAAGATCTATGTGGCGGCCGGCGGCTACGCCAACGTAAGCCTCAACGGAACGCCGATCAACGACGAACTTCTCTCACCCGGCTTCACCGACTATGACGATCACGCGCAGTACACCGTGACCGATCTCACCAGTCAGCTCAAGCAGGGCGGCAACGCACTCGGCATCGAGCTCGGCCGCGGATTCTATGGTCTGACCAATGGAAATGTCTGGAACTGGCAGAAGGCTCCCTGGCACGATGAGCCGGTCGCCAAGGCGGTGCTTCGCATCGAGTACGCCGACGGAACGACACAGGATGTCGTCACCGATGGAAGCTGGACGTTGCACGATGGGCCGACGGTGCTCGACGACCTGTACGGCGGCGAAACGTACGACGCATCCCGCGAACAGCCCGGCTTCGACACCGTCGGTTTCGCCGACTCGGCCTGGGACAAGGCAGTGGTCGTCGCCGGCCCGAAGGGGGTACTGGTCAACCAGAGCCAGCAGCCCATCCGGATCACCGAAGAGCTGCCCGCCAGCTCGGTCACCGAGGTGATCCCCGGTACCTACGTCGTGAAGTTCCCGCGCATGCTCGCCGGAAACGTCAAGATCACCGCGACCGGTGACGCGGGAACGACGATTCGGTTCCAGTACGCCGAAAAGCTCCGCACCAACGGTCGACTGAACGCCGACAACAACGGTGGCTTCCAAAACGGGTTCCAGACCGACCGGTTCATCCTGGCCGGCACGGGCGCGGCTGAAACCTGGGCTGCCCAGTTCTCGTACAAGGGCTTCCAATACATCGAGGTGAGCGGCTGGCCGGAGGGAAGCACGCCGACCGCGGCAAACTTCACCGCGCAGGCACTGCACACCGACACCGAGGAGACCGGATCGTTCGAGAGCGCGAACAGCACGATGAACGCCACACACCGTGCCGTGGTCGACACTCTGTTGAACAACCTTCACGGCATCCCCACCGACACCCCCATGTTCGAGAAGAACGGCTGGACCGGTGACGCCGCGGTCGGGGCTGAGATGTTCCTGATGAACCTCGACTCACAGAACCTGTTCGCGAAGTGGATCGGTGACATCAATGACAGCCGCGACCCGGTGACCGGGGCGCCCTATGTGATCGCACCGAGCTCGGCGAACTGGGGCGACTGGGGCAAGAACCCGTCGTGGCACGCCGCCTATATTCAGGTGCCGTGGGCGCTCTACCAGTACGGCGGGGACATCCGTGTCTTGCAGCAGTACTACGACGGAATGAAGCAATACACCGACGCCGAGTTCACGCGCTCGCCGGGCGGCATCGCCGATGCCCGACTGGGTGACTGGGTGAGCCCCGAGGCCAGCCCGGCCGGTGGCAACGCACCAGAAGACGTGCACGTCAGCGCGACGGCGTTCCTCTACACGATGTTGACCACCATGGAGAAGACCGCGACACTGCTCGGCAAGCCGGCTGACGCTGCACACTTCGCCGGTCAAGCCGCAACGGTGAAGGATGCCTTCAACGCGACCTTCCTCGACACGGCGAGCGGCTCCTACCGCGGAAGCGGTGACCGGGGCTATCGCCAGACCCACAACGTGCTCGCCCTTGCCTTCGGGATGACCCCCGACGAGGCGACGGCGACGCGGGTCGCCGCAAGCCTGGCCGCCGATGTGGTGGCCAAGGGCGACAAGCTGAACACCGGAACCCTGGGCACCAAGTACCTGTTGCCGATGCTCACCAAATACGGCTACGCGGACCTCGCCTACCGGGTTGCCGTGCAGAAGGAATACCCGAGCTGGGGGTACATGATCGAAAACGGTGCCACCTCGATGTGGGAGCACTGGTCGCTCGAATCGCGTTCACTCGGTCACTACTTTCTCGGCACCGTTGACGACTGGTTCTACCATGACGTCGCCGGCATCCGGAGCTCGGAGACGACCGGATATCGGGACATCAGTATCGCGCCGCAGGTCACCGACCAGCTCGAGTGGGCGAAGGCGACAACCAAGACGCCGTTCGGCCCCGTGAGCGTCGACTGGGCGAAGTCCGCAGGCTCTCTCAGCCTGAAGACACACGTTCCCGTGGGTTCAACCGCAACCGTGACGTTGCCGGCCGTCAACACCTGGGCGGTCACCGAAGGGGGCCTGGCCCTGTCTGAGGTTGCCGGGGTGCGCGCCGTCGCCCAGGTTGGCGACACGGTGCGTGTCACGATCGGCTCGGGGGACTACGCATTCACCGTCAACGCAGATGCCGGTGCCGTAGGCGCCGTGCTGCAAAGCCTTGACGCGCTGACCGCGCAGATCGACGGGCAGCACAGCGCAGGAGAGTTGAACAACGCTCAGGCGTCGACGCTCGCCGGCCTGGTCGACGCGTCACGTGCACACGCTCTGGATGCACTGACCCAGCTCTCGGGGAACGACGCCACCGCGGTCGCTCGCTCGCTCGCTCAGGCGATCGGTGCGCTCGACGCGGTTGACACCTGGATCGCGACAGAATCGCTCAACGATGCACCGCGCACGGCGCTCGAGGAGGCGGCAGAGTCCACTCGCGTGGTCGCGGGGGCAACCGTGTCAACGCTCCTCGGCGTGAGCGCCTCCGCGGCGTTGGAGAGCCCGGCCTCCAAGCCGGGGGAGACGGGAGCCGTGACGGCATCCGTCGCCAACGGCGGAAACAGCGCCATCGCAACGGTCACCGCACGCATCGACGGTGTCGAAGCGGACTGGGCTGCCTCCGAGACCCCGGTTCCGCTCGCCGGCACCCTGGCCGGCGGGGCCACAGAGTCTGCGGCGCTTCGCTTTACGGTTCCGCTCGATCAGGTTCCGGGAGAAGTGCCGGCGACCATCGCCTTCGGCTACCTGTTCGACGGGCAGACCATCGAGCTCCGACGCTCACTGGCGCTCGTGGTTGACTCGGCGCTCACCCTCACGAATGCCGTCTTCGATCCGTCGAGCGTGGCACCCGGGCAGTCGAGCCAGCTCACCGTGACGGTGAGCAACACCGGCTCGCAGGCCGCGGTCGGCCACCTCGAGGTTGCGGTGCCGGCCGGCTGGACGACGCCGTTGCCCACAGGCGATGTGCTGATTCCGGCCGGAGAGGATGTCGCTCTGACGGTGCCCGTGTTCGTGCCGAATGGTGCCGATCGGGCAGCGCTTACGGCATCCGTCACTGCACGCTTCGTCTATGACGGTGTCACGTTCGCGCAGACGACGGCCGCACTGACCGTGGTGCTCGCTCCCGTCACGACGCCGCCGGTCGGCTACGACCACGTTGATCTGGGCAACAAGCCAGACGAAGATGCGCATGGGCTGACGGCCTCGCCGTCGTCGGGAATCAACACCGAGGCGGGGCTCACTCGCCGCTACGCCGGGCACCTCACCGACAACTCGTTCTTCGAGTTCAACGCGACGGTCGTGGCGGGCAAGCCATTCCTGATTCGGGCGATTGAGACCTATGACAAACCGCAGACCAAGAAGTACAAGGTCTTCGTGGATGGCACTGAGGTCATCGAACGCCTGTTCAGCCACACCGGCGGATTGGGCACTGAAACCTACGAGTTCGTCGTCGATGCGGCCCGGGCTACCTCCGGCACCGTGCGGATCAGGTTCCAGAACCTGACCGACCACGGGTTCTACGACCCGTCGATCGCCGACGTCTGGACGCTGCCGGTGGCTGCCGACACGGTTGCCCCGCAGGTGACCGCGACGACGGACCCGTCGGCTCCGAACCGGGCGACTGGGTGGTACACGCAGGCGCCGGTTGGCGTCACCCTGCAGGCACAGGATGACCGTCCCGGTGCTCCCGTGATCGAATACGCACTCGGGTCGGGGGCGATGACGAACTACTCGGCTGCGCTCTCACTCGGCGCTGACGGCGAACACGCCCTGTCTTACCGGGCGACGGATGGTGCGGGCAATGCCAGCGGCATCCAGCACCTGGCTGTGAAGATCGACACCGTCGCGCCGGTGACAACGGCTACGCCTGGTGCGGAGTTTGTGGGGCAATCGGCCTTCACGAGTGGAACGATTCGCTTCAGCGCAGCCGATGCCACCTCGGGTGTTGCCCACACGCGTTACCGTGTGAATGGCGGCGAGTGGACGACGGGTGACGCCGTCACGATCACCACCGCTGGTGCGTTCACCGTCGAGTACGCCTCGGTCGATGTCGCGGGCAACACTGAGGCGGCGCAGTCGATCACCGGCACGATCATCATTCCTGATCTGACGGCGCCGACCGTTGACGTCGCGCTCTCGGGTGCGGGGAACAACGGGTGGCATGTCGCGGGTGCGGCGGCCACTCTGACCGCGACCGACGACCAGAGCGGTGTCGACTCGATTGAGTACAGCCTGAACGATGGCGCCTGGACGACCTACACCGCTCCGGTCACACTGCCGGAGGGAACGACCGTGTTCGCCTACCGGGCCACCGATAACGAGGGCAACGTCAGTGCGCCCCGCTCAACGACCGTCACGGTCGATGCGACGGAGCCCACCGTCTGGGGCTGGATCTCGACAACCGGGCGAGTGAGCGCGGTGGGCGCGGATGCGGGCTCGGGTGTTGACCATCTCGAGTATGCAGTCGACGGAAGCACCTGGGTGAGCGGTTTGACTCAGTTGATTGCGGAGACGGCCACGCCGAGCACCCTGCAGGTGCGCGCGGTCGACCGTGCGGGCAATGTGGGTGAGGCGTTGCAGCTGTCCCGCACCGACGCCCCGACGACACTCGACATCACTGCGGGATCACGTGTGCTCGTCGAGTCGAGTGGGTTCACTCCGGGAGCGACTGTTCGAGTCGAACTGCACTCGACTCCGACCGTTCTCGGAACGGTCATCGCGGATGCACGTGGCGTGATCAGCGCACTGGGAACGGTTCCGGCCGACTTCCCGGGTGGACAGCACAGCCTGGTGCTGGTCGTTGTCACCACCGGCACGGACCCGGGCACCAACCCGGGTACGAACCCCGGAACGGACCCCGACACGACAGTGACGATCCCCACCGACGTCATCGCGTCGACCGGTGTCGACATGCTGCCGTTCACGCTGATCTCGGGACTTCTGCTGCTCGCGGGAGTGGGACTCGTGCTCATCCGCCGTCGTCGGGCGCGCGAGAGGTAG